The Papilio machaon chromosome 28, ilPapMach1.1, whole genome shotgun sequence genome includes a window with the following:
- the LOC106713165 gene encoding V-type proton ATPase subunit e 2: MGASFLPITIFTVLWGIVGIVCPIFAPKGPNRGIIQVVLMLTAASCWLFWLCAYMAQMNPLIGPRLTNDTLIWIAHTWGNPLEAGTK, from the exons ATGGGTGCTTCTTTTCTTCCCATCACCATTTTCACCGTTTTGTGGGGCATAGTGGGTATCGTGTGTCCTATTTTCGCCCCCAAAGGGCCTAATAGAGG AATCATCCAAGTGGTGTTAATGTTAACAGCTGCATCGTGTTGGTTGTT CTGGCTGTGTGCGTACATGGCACAGATGAACCCCCTCATTGGGCCTAGACTAACCAATGACACATTGATCTGGATCGCTCACACCTGG ggcAACCCGTTAGAAGCTGGCACCAAGTAA